The Formosa sp. Hel1_33_131 genome window below encodes:
- a CDS encoding SDR family NAD(P)-dependent oxidoreductase, which yields MKKLVIITGVNKGLGHAFFNLFLKEESITMIAISRNFNNEQKTIKNKRVIFIEKDLSELNNVEEELKLNAYYTDQYKEVIFINNAASINPIEAIGNFDNEAIVKAVQLNTIAPLLLTNNIVKSNRSKRVRIINISSGAAKRPIIGWSIYCSTKSANEMFFNTLKLQEENNKNIEVHNLDPGVMDTDMQKNIRSKSENEMPNVELFKEYHKTEQLKSAQEVALDIVSTYNLL from the coding sequence ATGAAAAAATTAGTTATTATAACGGGTGTAAATAAAGGGTTAGGTCATGCTTTTTTTAATTTATTTTTAAAAGAGGAATCCATTACCATGATAGCTATTTCAAGAAATTTTAATAACGAACAAAAAACAATAAAGAATAAGCGTGTTATTTTTATAGAAAAAGACCTATCCGAACTCAATAATGTAGAAGAAGAACTAAAATTGAATGCGTATTACACGGATCAATATAAAGAAGTCATTTTTATTAATAACGCCGCAAGTATCAACCCTATCGAAGCGATCGGAAATTTTGACAATGAAGCGATTGTAAAAGCCGTTCAACTCAATACAATTGCACCATTATTATTGACCAATAATATTGTTAAAAGCAACAGATCAAAACGTGTTAGAATAATCAATATATCTAGCGGAGCCGCCAAAAGACCAATAATTGGATGGAGCATTTATTGTAGTACAAAATCGGCTAATGAGATGTTTTTTAATACACTAAAGCTTCAAGAAGAAAACAATAAAAATATTGAAGTACATAATCTAGATCCTGGAGTCATGGATACAGATATGCAAAAAAATATAAGAAGTAAATCAGAAAATGAAATGCCAAATGTGGAACTCTTTAAAGAATATCACAAAACAGAACAATTGAAATCAGCACAGGAAGTTGCATTAGATATTGTAAGCACCTATAACCTTTTATAG
- a CDS encoding metallophosphoesterase family protein, with translation MKIAVLSDIHGNYIALHTVLEEAKRQHVDHLFILGDQLGYFYRAIEVFKLIKEWSFDMISGNHERLFLEYLSASEGRKNEINKKYGSCFSHYETQFSETLINEIKQLPEQKTVTKDRMSFLLCHGSPSDKDQYIYPDASLEVLNANDTENIDYVFNGHTHYPMMYKGKNSFLINVGSVGQSRTVGGIANWGIINTTNGVYEPQNTPYKVEDVVSELKEFNEEKEYLFKVLKRNNKNYEN, from the coding sequence ATGAAAATAGCAGTATTATCAGACATACATGGAAATTACATTGCGTTGCACACAGTGCTTGAAGAAGCAAAAAGACAGCACGTAGATCATTTATTTATACTAGGCGATCAGCTGGGCTATTTTTATCGTGCTATAGAAGTTTTTAAGCTTATTAAAGAATGGTCTTTTGATATGATTTCCGGCAACCATGAACGCCTTTTTTTAGAATACTTAAGCGCTTCAGAAGGACGTAAAAACGAAATCAATAAGAAGTATGGTTCTTGTTTTTCGCACTACGAAACACAGTTTTCGGAAACACTTATAAACGAAATAAAACAATTGCCAGAACAAAAGACTGTAACAAAAGACCGGATGTCTTTTCTTCTATGTCACGGCTCGCCATCGGATAAGGATCAATACATATATCCTGACGCTTCTTTAGAGGTTTTAAACGCAAATGACACAGAAAACATAGACTATGTATTTAACGGTCACACACATTATCCTATGATGTATAAAGGCAAGAATTCCTTTCTAATAAATGTTGGCTCTGTAGGACAATCTCGAACGGTTGGTGGGATTGCGAACTGGGGAATTATAAATACCACAAACGGGGTTTATGAACCTCAAAACACTCCTTATAAAGTAGAGGACGTTGTAAGTGAGTTAAAAGAGTTTAACGAGGAAAAAGAGTACCTGTTTAAGGTGTTAAAAAGAAATAACAAGAATTATGAAAATTAA
- a CDS encoding ATP-grasp domain-containing protein — MKINVLVTGCGGDIGQSIGKILNKSAFVNELYGCDISDKNAGKFIYSNFFIGLPYKDPNYLSNLEFFVEDNKIDYIIPMSEPELRYFSDTDNLKAIGRAKMLTASSEALSIGFDKLATVNFLKSNNLPFPETVLVANESTPNFPVILKSRTGSGSSAIYKVENLEDYNYIKSKHSDFIAQEFLEDSQGEFTCGVFRSKNQEIRTLAFKRELTSGYSGYGEIINNEQINNLLCNLANKINLDGSINVQLRLTKKGPVVFEINPRFSSTVLFRHMFGFKDLEWSIQDKLNIELEPYEAAKAGQTFYKGFNEFIS, encoded by the coding sequence ATGAAAATTAATGTATTAGTCACGGGTTGTGGAGGAGATATTGGACAAAGTATAGGTAAAATACTAAACAAAAGTGCATTTGTGAATGAATTATATGGCTGTGATATTTCAGACAAGAACGCGGGCAAGTTTATTTATTCAAACTTTTTTATAGGATTACCATATAAAGACCCAAACTATCTTTCTAATTTAGAGTTCTTTGTTGAAGACAATAAAATTGATTACATCATTCCAATGTCAGAACCAGAGTTGAGGTATTTCTCAGATACGGATAATTTAAAAGCGATTGGAAGGGCTAAAATGCTTACAGCCTCGTCTGAAGCCTTAAGTATTGGGTTTGATAAACTGGCGACCGTTAATTTTTTAAAATCCAACAATCTGCCGTTTCCAGAAACGGTATTAGTTGCCAATGAAAGTACTCCTAACTTTCCAGTGATCTTAAAATCAAGAACAGGATCAGGAAGCTCTGCTATATATAAGGTTGAAAATTTAGAGGACTATAATTATATCAAATCGAAACATTCAGATTTTATTGCACAAGAGTTTTTAGAAGACAGTCAGGGAGAATTTACCTGTGGTGTTTTTAGAAGTAAAAACCAAGAAATAAGAACACTTGCTTTTAAAAGAGAACTAACGAGCGGCTACAGTGGTTATGGAGAAATTATTAATAATGAGCAAATTAATAATTTGTTATGTAATTTAGCAAACAAAATCAACCTCGATGGTTCTATAAATGTACAATTAAGGTTAACAAAAAAAGGTCCCGTTGTTTTTGAAATAAACCCAAGGTTTTCAAGCACTGTTTTATTTAGACACATGTTTGGTTTTAAAGATCTAGAATGGTCAATTCAAGACAAGCTAAATATAGAATTAGAACCTTATGAGGCTGCTAAAGCAGGGCAAACATTTTATAAAGGATTTAACGAGTTTATAAGTTAA
- the pseI gene encoding pseudaminic acid synthase produces the protein MKNIHIGNTEIGGDNPCFIIAELSANHGKDINIAIETIRAAKKTGADAIKLQTFTPDTITLDAKNEAFLINHGTQWDGKYLHELYNETYLPWEWHERLFKVAKEEGLVCFSSPFDLTAVDFLETLNTPAYKIASPEILDIPLIEKCAKTGKPIIISTGIATIADIDLAINTCRNVGNNQIVLLKCTTSYPAPIEDANLKTINNFAETFHVIPGLSDHTLGTIAPTVSVALGAKVIEKHFILDKSVGGADAAFSLDVEEFTQMVKSVRDAEKAIGQVSYNIGSKATNLSKLASRSLFITKDVKKGDLITEENIRSVRPGNGIHPKHYKEILGKKFAKDASFATPLDFKHIK, from the coding sequence ATGAAAAACATACACATAGGAAATACGGAAATAGGAGGAGATAATCCATGCTTTATTATTGCGGAGCTTTCTGCCAATCATGGAAAAGATATTAATATAGCCATTGAAACGATTCGGGCCGCTAAAAAAACAGGAGCAGATGCGATTAAGTTGCAAACCTTCACTCCAGACACAATTACATTAGATGCCAAAAATGAAGCCTTCTTAATTAACCATGGGACGCAGTGGGACGGTAAGTATTTACACGAACTATATAATGAAACGTATTTGCCTTGGGAATGGCATGAAAGACTGTTTAAAGTAGCAAAGGAAGAAGGTTTGGTCTGTTTTTCATCCCCATTTGATTTGACTGCAGTAGACTTTTTAGAAACGTTGAATACCCCTGCATATAAAATTGCATCCCCTGAAATTTTAGACATCCCATTAATTGAAAAATGTGCCAAAACCGGCAAGCCAATAATAATAAGCACAGGAATTGCCACCATTGCCGATATTGATTTGGCAATTAATACTTGTAGGAATGTAGGAAACAACCAAATTGTGTTGTTAAAATGTACAACGTCTTACCCTGCTCCAATTGAAGATGCGAATCTAAAAACAATAAACAATTTTGCTGAGACATTTCATGTTATTCCAGGCCTTTCAGATCATACCTTAGGAACAATAGCGCCAACCGTTTCAGTTGCATTAGGAGCGAAAGTTATTGAAAAACATTTTATATTAGACAAATCTGTTGGCGGAGCTGATGCTGCATTTTCTTTAGATGTTGAGGAATTTACTCAAATGGTTAAATCCGTAAGAGACGCAGAAAAAGCGATAGGACAAGTGTCATACAATATTGGAAGCAAAGCAACCAATTTATCTAAACTAGCCTCGCGCTCATTGTTTATTACTAAAGATGTAAAAAAGGGAGACCTTATTACGGAAGAAAATATTCGTTCGGTTCGCCCTGGAAATGGAATTCACCCAAAGCACTACAAAGAAATATTAGGTAAAAAATTCGCGAAAGACGCAAGTTTTGCCACGCCACTAGATTTTAAACACATTAAATAA
- a CDS encoding oligosaccharide flippase family protein translates to MNLPKKLITKGFVLFLKAGSMGIKFVFFSIILPKKMSVEDYGNISLLITTITFFIFLVGFDFYNYAHRDFINNSRSLIASKLLNQFVFNFLLFIILTPIFYWVMSYNDLPFFSVAIILLFSEYFGQEVYRLLIVFSKPVLANIILFFRSSFWVLALLLANNFYGIKIDTQNILISWAIGNSLLVVFTILYCFSLDDLVFNKMKIDLSWIKQGLYVSIPFLLSTITLKIIELSDRFIINYFYSSTEVGIYSFYSNISNSLNVVINTTVVIMIYPKILLAFKKKDKKNIPTLIKAYKKEMFIFLIIAVILLILFLKPLLNWIGREEYFSNLTTFWVLLMANVFFNISLIPHVVLYALHKDREIITPVVFACLINVVLNFILLPIFGMVGAAIATFVSFLLIMVLKLGSLRKLNFSI, encoded by the coding sequence ATGAATTTACCTAAAAAACTTATTACTAAAGGGTTTGTCTTGTTTTTGAAAGCAGGGTCAATGGGAATTAAGTTTGTTTTTTTCTCTATAATACTTCCTAAAAAAATGTCAGTTGAAGATTATGGAAACATTAGTTTACTTATAACAACCATTACATTTTTTATTTTCTTGGTTGGATTTGACTTTTACAATTATGCTCATAGGGATTTTATTAATAATTCAAGAAGTTTAATAGCATCTAAGCTACTTAACCAGTTTGTTTTCAATTTTCTGTTATTTATCATTTTAACCCCTATTTTTTATTGGGTTATGAGTTATAATGATCTGCCGTTTTTTTCAGTAGCGATTATATTATTGTTTTCTGAGTATTTTGGGCAAGAAGTTTACCGTTTGTTAATTGTTTTTTCTAAGCCTGTTTTAGCAAATATAATATTGTTTTTTAGGTCTAGTTTTTGGGTTCTAGCTTTACTTTTAGCAAATAACTTTTATGGAATAAAAATTGATACACAAAACATTTTAATAAGCTGGGCTATAGGAAATAGCTTACTAGTTGTTTTCACAATTTTATACTGTTTTAGTTTAGATGACCTTGTATTCAATAAAATGAAAATTGATTTAAGCTGGATAAAACAAGGACTTTATGTAAGCATTCCATTCTTATTGAGTACAATTACTTTAAAAATCATAGAACTTTCAGATAGATTTATAATAAACTATTTCTATTCAAGCACGGAAGTAGGAATTTATTCTTTTTATTCCAATATTTCTAATAGTTTAAATGTTGTGATTAATACAACAGTGGTAATCATGATATACCCTAAAATTTTATTAGCTTTTAAAAAGAAAGACAAAAAAAACATCCCGACACTTATTAAAGCTTACAAGAAGGAAATGTTTATTTTTTTGATTATAGCGGTTATTTTACTTATTTTATTTTTGAAACCTTTATTGAATTGGATTGGCAGAGAAGAATACTTTTCAAACCTTACCACTTTTTGGGTATTATTAATGGCAAATGTATTTTTTAATATTTCATTAATTCCCCATGTTGTATTATATGCTCTGCATAAAGACAGAGAAATTATTACTCCTGTTGTTTTTGCTTGTTTAATAAATGTAGTATTAAATTTTATTTTATTACCTATTTTTGGAATGGTCGGTGCTGCTATTGCTACCTTTGTAAGCTTTTTGTTAATAATGGTTTTGAAACTTGGCTCCTTAAGGAAATTAAATTTTAGCATATGA
- a CDS encoding polysialyltransferase family glycosyltransferase, producing MIKINMFLPITPYTLSISERIIAAQTHDNRKSRKNILINPHGLNFNKDYWDEVYIGSASRKVSDKKVERYINFSWQIITFLKIYKQIKSLKNSSLDFYYVDLAHVLSNSIFFGFNKIVNMYVMEDGLLNYYKVTLKNKMLDKKNTNTFLNYIGLPSRKFKGDITGVEMDVVNGQYVYFPDLAFTPKKSIQIPFKKLSYDLIDRVLILGQEPIVGLITVTSYLNSLCNVIDDSLIDFKDYKFYYKPHHHGKNKLANKFLQKKLGEKLNIIEDNTPIHMLVAEIKPSVVISFGSTASLNLKLILPEKVVSRVYLLRSSVFPINNEQETMFFKAGISIFELDCNSKG from the coding sequence ATGATAAAGATTAATATGTTTTTACCTATTACCCCTTATACACTATCTATATCTGAACGTATAATAGCGGCCCAAACTCATGACAACAGGAAAAGCAGAAAGAATATTCTGATAAACCCCCATGGTCTTAATTTCAATAAAGATTATTGGGACGAAGTTTATATAGGTTCAGCTTCTAGAAAGGTAAGTGATAAAAAAGTTGAAAGATATATTAATTTTTCATGGCAAATAATAACCTTTTTAAAAATATACAAGCAAATAAAAAGCCTTAAGAATAGCTCTTTAGACTTTTATTATGTTGACTTGGCACATGTTTTAAGCAATTCTATTTTTTTTGGATTCAACAAAATAGTCAACATGTATGTTATGGAAGATGGGCTGTTAAATTATTATAAGGTGACATTGAAGAATAAAATGTTAGACAAGAAAAACACTAATACTTTTCTCAATTATATAGGACTCCCCTCAAGAAAATTCAAAGGAGATATTACTGGCGTTGAGATGGATGTAGTAAATGGGCAGTATGTTTATTTTCCTGATTTAGCATTTACACCAAAGAAAAGTATCCAAATTCCTTTTAAGAAGTTATCATATGATTTGATTGACAGAGTCTTAATCTTAGGCCAAGAACCTATTGTAGGCTTAATTACTGTTACTAGTTATCTAAATTCGTTGTGTAATGTAATAGATGATAGTTTAATTGATTTTAAAGATTATAAATTTTATTACAAACCACATCACCATGGAAAAAACAAATTAGCTAATAAATTTTTACAAAAAAAACTTGGTGAAAAATTAAATATTATTGAAGATAATACTCCTATTCATATGTTAGTTGCTGAAATAAAACCTTCAGTTGTTATTTCTTTTGGCTCAACAGCTTCTCTTAATTTGAAATTAATTTTGCCAGAAAAAGTAGTAAGTAGGGTGTATTTATTAAGAAGCTCTGTTTTTCCAATTAATAATGAGCAAGAAACCATGTTTTTTAAGGCAGGTATTTCTATATTTGAATTGGACTGTAATAGCAAAGGATAA
- a CDS encoding O-antigen polymerase: MKIDITKTSLTLLLLSLPFNFIAISGVGNIYLSTIVVLVQFAILFSLVGKKLVSNITAIAAIAVFVITLISTVFNVLIDSELVIVQLKQTVIYFQNILSIILMTYFIKSLDVDYFFKLFLVIILISIIRVYIEEPDHIFMLSVYWEERIESKFVAGVNTFALFNGLAFTISFFYLKNKVLKLSLCIVFIIMIILTMSRGALLAVILTVFITALYDTRRETFRDLIKYTFYILLVGVLVLIFTGKMEGIIELISQRFFSFFDENITIDKFFTGRGTLISYVFTDFMDSSLFQFLFGRGNGSMDFVIPETGQKFETSHLVILDILYRNGIILTFLYIVLLVVILLKFLKNRNRDRIVLFGLFVFFQLELLVNPMIFSAQAGWIYSMFLVLFLRQNHLIIKKPIND; the protein is encoded by the coding sequence ATGAAAATAGATATAACAAAAACATCATTAACTCTTTTACTGTTATCTCTTCCGTTTAACTTTATAGCAATTAGTGGAGTAGGAAATATATACCTCTCAACAATTGTTGTTCTTGTTCAGTTCGCAATTCTATTTTCACTTGTTGGTAAAAAGTTAGTTAGTAATATTACAGCAATAGCAGCAATAGCTGTCTTTGTGATTACGCTAATCAGCACGGTATTTAATGTTTTGATCGATTCTGAATTAGTAATTGTACAATTGAAACAAACAGTTATTTATTTTCAGAATATTTTATCAATTATATTAATGACCTATTTTATAAAATCATTAGACGTAGATTATTTCTTTAAGTTGTTTTTAGTTATAATTTTAATTAGCATAATTAGGGTTTATATCGAAGAGCCAGACCATATCTTCATGCTAAGTGTTTATTGGGAAGAAAGAATTGAATCCAAATTTGTAGCAGGTGTTAATACATTTGCTTTGTTTAATGGTTTAGCTTTTACTATTTCTTTTTTTTACTTAAAGAATAAGGTTTTGAAGCTCTCTCTTTGTATTGTATTTATTATTATGATTATTCTAACGATGTCAAGAGGCGCATTATTGGCTGTTATTTTAACTGTTTTTATTACTGCTCTTTATGACACAAGAAGAGAGACCTTTAGAGATCTAATCAAATACACTTTTTATATACTACTAGTAGGTGTTTTAGTTTTAATCTTTACGGGTAAAATGGAAGGGATTATTGAGTTAATTAGTCAAAGATTTTTTAGTTTTTTTGATGAGAATATCACTATTGATAAATTTTTTACAGGAAGGGGTACGTTAATTTCTTATGTGTTTACTGATTTCATGGATTCTTCTTTATTTCAATTTCTTTTTGGACGTGGTAACGGCAGTATGGATTTTGTAATTCCAGAAACAGGACAGAAATTCGAGACTTCTCATTTAGTGATATTAGATATTTTATATAGAAATGGTATTATTTTAACCTTTTTATATATTGTTTTATTAGTTGTGATTCTGTTAAAGTTTTTGAAAAATAGAAATAGAGATAGGATTGTATTATTTGGATTATTTGTATTTTTTCAATTAGAACTTTTAGTTAATCCAATGATTTTTTCAGCCCAAGCAGGGTGGATTTATTCTATGTTTTTAGTTTTATTTTTGAGACAAAACCACCTTATTATTAAAAAACCGATAAATGATTGA
- a CDS encoding O-antigen ligase family protein codes for MIDKIKEYLLPFLISITPIVAVFASAKFLSLFLFCIGFIYLFEKNKVNALKGYKMFFKPYLVFVIFCIVSTIISKDIHVSIKTLERYISLIVVPIIIFSTNFSEKRYRFLLKSFVLSLLIISIFSVFKLIWFVNVYSDWIEVMRGVNENDTYVQFKYPHLMWDVHPSYWSYLMLVAVIILFSNKYFNSIFKKQTVIVLLILFIVNLFYLAARLPLLIFIVISIVYLFNYYKSYKIITGVLFLFFLFIITAYYNFPFLEYKIKLVLTDDRFFLWNMVYDNIKPNHLFFGEGLGLSGDFIANILKSSEDTRIDYTGVEIHNQYLTMLLETGIVGVIVLLYLYVKPVIILMFRKKSYSLPLLAIVLLTLFASTLEPFFTVIKGIIIFTIFSSLFSMFHEKYKT; via the coding sequence ATGATTGATAAAATTAAAGAATATCTCCTTCCTTTTTTAATATCAATTACACCTATTGTGGCAGTATTTGCTTCCGCTAAATTTCTTTCGTTGTTTCTTTTTTGCATTGGTTTTATTTATCTATTTGAAAAAAATAAAGTTAATGCATTGAAAGGGTATAAAATGTTTTTTAAGCCTTATTTAGTTTTTGTGATTTTTTGTATTGTCTCGACAATAATATCAAAAGATATTCATGTTTCGATAAAAACGTTGGAACGGTATATTTCTTTAATTGTAGTTCCAATTATTATTTTCTCGACTAATTTTAGCGAAAAAAGATATCGCTTCCTTTTAAAGTCTTTTGTTTTATCGCTACTAATTATTTCCATCTTTTCAGTCTTTAAGCTAATCTGGTTTGTTAATGTTTATTCAGATTGGATTGAAGTAATGCGAGGAGTGAATGAGAACGATACATACGTACAATTTAAATACCCTCACCTGATGTGGGATGTGCACCCTTCATATTGGAGCTATTTAATGCTAGTGGCAGTTATAATATTATTTAGTAATAAATATTTTAACTCGATTTTTAAAAAACAGACAGTAATTGTTTTATTAATATTGTTTATTGTCAATTTGTTTTATTTAGCGGCAAGACTTCCATTATTAATCTTTATTGTAATAAGTATAGTTTATTTATTCAATTATTACAAAAGTTATAAAATTATAACAGGCGTGCTTTTTTTGTTTTTCTTATTTATTATAACAGCATATTATAACTTCCCTTTTCTTGAGTATAAGATAAAATTAGTTTTGACAGATGATAGATTTTTCTTGTGGAACATGGTTTATGACAATATAAAACCAAACCATTTATTTTTTGGAGAAGGGCTAGGGTTAAGTGGAGATTTCATAGCCAATATTTTAAAAAGCTCTGAAGACACTAGGATTGACTACACCGGCGTTGAAATTCATAATCAATATTTAACAATGCTCTTAGAAACAGGAATTGTAGGGGTAATTGTTTTACTTTACTTATATGTAAAGCCTGTTATTATTCTAATGTTTCGTAAAAAATCATATTCATTGCCATTATTAGCGATAGTATTACTAACTCTTTTTGCATCTACTTTAGAACCTTTTTTTACAGTAATAAAAGGGATAATTATATTCACTATTTTCAGCTCATTGTTTAGTATGTTTCATGAAAAATATAAGACATAA
- a CDS encoding O-antigen polymerase, which yields MKKVYVLFYGSIILGILLWLFFFIITPIEVKNELSSFITSFIILNYLALVFGFALPLFPISVFKNTEWIKINKLKVLETLIALILISFVFRYWDLFYNRNLSFWNSIKVNNANAGNHFSFLFNLLSTFRVIYFVPLIYYYSGKIKEKRLLVLCFFLFLLPLIEGYLRGSRRIIFESLGLLFLILILSKKINFRSLKIYVISLPIVIIFIGFSFFVVQGRTDFESPNEFYKKIITSQYNDFVPPNRTALRCFEESENSLLKKALFTEIHVGQYIVHGVYEMDYMVSKHDKHTYGMFNFYLLIKFFNKLGITKVDLDNLNNPTGRITYITFFGGLFNDFGWFSLIAMFLLGWIQRQLFILRKRNFLVEPLIVIFLFANIFLLIFNFIRANLLLAIGVYLLFLIILQIFLKLRSIQSE from the coding sequence ATGAAAAAGGTGTATGTGTTATTTTATGGGTCTATTATATTAGGGATTCTTTTATGGCTATTCTTTTTTATAATTACTCCAATAGAGGTTAAAAATGAATTGTCTTCCTTCATTACCTCTTTTATTATTTTAAACTATTTAGCTTTAGTTTTTGGTTTTGCGCTACCCTTATTTCCAATAAGTGTTTTTAAGAACACTGAATGGATAAAAATAAATAAATTGAAGGTACTAGAAACACTTATTGCACTAATTTTAATTTCTTTTGTATTTAGATATTGGGATTTATTCTACAATAGAAATTTGAGCTTTTGGAACTCCATTAAAGTAAATAACGCTAATGCAGGTAATCACTTTTCTTTTTTATTTAATTTATTATCCACTTTTCGTGTTATATACTTTGTACCACTGATATATTATTATAGTGGAAAAATTAAAGAAAAGAGACTATTGGTATTGTGTTTTTTTCTTTTTTTGTTGCCATTAATAGAGGGTTATTTAAGGGGCTCAAGACGAATAATATTTGAATCTTTAGGGCTCTTGTTTTTGATTTTAATTTTATCAAAAAAGATTAATTTTAGATCACTTAAGATCTACGTGATATCTTTGCCAATAGTAATAATTTTTATTGGTTTTTCTTTTTTCGTTGTTCAAGGCAGGACTGATTTTGAATCTCCAAATGAGTTTTACAAAAAAATAATTACCTCTCAATACAATGATTTTGTGCCTCCAAACAGAACTGCTCTAAGATGTTTTGAAGAGAGTGAAAACTCTTTGTTAAAAAAAGCTTTGTTTACAGAAATTCATGTAGGACAATATATTGTTCATGGCGTTTATGAAATGGATTATATGGTTTCTAAGCATGATAAGCACACCTATGGTATGTTCAACTTTTATCTTTTAATAAAGTTTTTTAATAAACTAGGAATAACAAAAGTCGATTTAGACAACCTCAACAATCCAACGGGAAGGATTACATACATCACTTTTTTTGGCGGACTATTTAACGACTTTGGATGGTTTTCCTTGATCGCAATGTTTTTACTAGGGTGGATTCAAAGACAATTATTTATACTGCGTAAAAGAAACTTTCTTGTAGAACCCTTAATTGTTATCTTCCTTTTTGCAAATATATTTTTATTAATATTTAATTTCATCAGAGCTAATCTATTGTTGGCAATAGGAGTGTATTTATTGTTTTTAATTATTCTTCAAATATTTTTAAAATTAAGGAGCATTCAAAGTGAATAA
- a CDS encoding NAD-dependent epimerase/dehydratase family protein codes for MNKIAIIFGGAGYIGTNLLKFLIEKKAFEKYFICDIKPLVSFEDEIKKGKVEYLQLDVRNNIDIKINDINGATSWIFNFAAIHREPGHNYYEYFDTNVSGTENVNDFARRTGIKNIFFTSSIAPYGKSMEQRTEQSALYPETPYGISKAFAEKTHQQWLAEDNDRRLIIVRPSVIYGPKDPGNVYRMIKALKKGTFVLPDGGKVIKSYGYIYGLIESMLFTIEQKNHMIIYNYAENPVIPLHKMTTVVKKELNIKKPTLKLPVWLLAIIAGVFQIGFKLIGKKSDIHPVRVRKAGFPTNIKPQYLIDNGFKFKYEFQESLKHWRKVSPKDFE; via the coding sequence ATGAATAAAATAGCTATAATTTTTGGAGGTGCCGGATACATTGGGACAAATCTCCTTAAGTTTTTAATAGAAAAAAAAGCATTCGAAAAATATTTTATATGTGACATCAAACCATTAGTTAGTTTTGAAGACGAAATTAAGAAAGGCAAAGTTGAGTATTTGCAATTAGATGTAAGAAATAACATTGATATTAAAATAAACGATATCAATGGTGCAACAAGTTGGATTTTTAATTTTGCAGCCATTCACAGAGAGCCAGGGCACAATTACTATGAGTATTTTGACACCAATGTCTCTGGCACGGAAAATGTAAATGACTTTGCTCGACGTACAGGAATAAAGAATATTTTTTTCACAAGCAGTATAGCTCCCTATGGGAAATCCATGGAGCAAAGAACAGAACAATCAGCTTTATACCCAGAAACTCCTTACGGCATATCAAAAGCATTTGCCGAAAAAACACACCAACAATGGCTAGCTGAAGATAATGACAGAAGATTAATAATTGTTAGACCCAGTGTGATTTATGGACCGAAGGATCCAGGTAATGTTTATAGAATGATAAAGGCCTTGAAAAAAGGAACATTTGTTTTGCCTGATGGAGGAAAGGTGATTAAGTCTTATGGGTATATTTATGGGCTCATAGAAAGCATGTTGTTTACAATTGAACAAAAGAACCATATGATTATTTATAATTATGCAGAAAACCCTGTAATCCCTTTGCATAAAATGACAACTGTTGTAAAAAAAGAATTAAACATAAAGAAACCGACTTTAAAATTACCGGTATGGTTATTAGCAATCATTGCAGGTGTCTTTCAAATAGGATTTAAACTTATAGGAAAGAAAAGTGACATCCACCCTGTCCGAGTTAGGAAAGCTGGGTTTCCTACGAATATTAAACCTCAATATTTGATAGATAATGGGTTCAAGTTTAAATATGAATTTCAAGAATCATTAAAGCATTGGAGGAAAGTTTCACCTAAAGATTTTGAATAA